Below is a genomic region from Mustela lutreola isolate mMusLut2 chromosome 1, mMusLut2.pri, whole genome shotgun sequence.
gaggagaggcagagggagagggagagggagaagcaggctcctctctgagcagggagcccaacatggggctctatctgaGGAGCCCaagatcgggacctgagccaaaggtagatgcctaactTACAGAGCCACGCAGTTGCCCCTGAAGTAATTCCTAAGGCcattataaatatgaataacaAGAATTACTTCTATTGTGTTTCCATATTGAAAATTTCCTGTATAACTAATATTGACttaatcatttaattttcattagtTATATAAATATCTGTCTTATTTATGAGCTTATGACCTTGTTCAGAAAACAAatcacatctttaaaattttttttaattttaaaaatgttttcatttaaattctagttagttaacatagtgtgCTATTAGTTGTGGGTGTGTAATATGGTGagtcaacacttccatacatcagtGGGTTCTGATcacaataagtgccctccttcaaTCAGCATCACCTGTTTCACACATCCccctactcacctcccctctggtgaccatcagtttgttctctgtagttaagtgtCTATTTCTTGGGTTGCCTCTgtatttccctctttttcccctTATTCTTGAACAAACTGTCTTATTTTCTGTTGGTACCGTAGTTCCTGGCACTCTCAAAATTGAATAGCATTAAGTAGATGTGAAAAGCCCTTGGTAACAGCAAAGAAAATCTTTGTGTATAAACTGAATTTTCCTCTTTGTGAATAGGAAGGTCTGTTCGAGGCATGACTGCCTTAAACCACACTGGTGTTAGCCACATGGTCTTCCGCTTACTGGGCATTCCCGGGCTAGAGGACCAGCACGTGTGGATTTCCATCCCCTTCCTCATTTCCTATGTCGTCGCCCTGCTTGGGAACAGCCTGCTCATCTGCATTATCCTCACGAGTCGCAACTTCCGGGAACCCATGTACCTCTTCCTCTGCATGCTGGCCGGAGCAGATCTCATTCTTTCCACATGCACTGTACCTCAGGCCTTGGCCATCTTCTGGTTCCGTGCTGGGGAGATCTCCCTGGATCGCTGCATCACTCAGCTCTTCTTCATCTACTGCACCTTCATCTCTGAGTCAGGGATCTTGCTGGTGATGGCGTTTGACCGCTACCTTGCCATATGCTACCCCCTGAGATACACCACTATTCTTACACCTGCTCTGATTGGGAAAATTGGAGTGACTGTCTGTCTAAGAAGCTACGGTACAATTTTCCCCGTAATATTTCTTCTGAAAAGATTGACCTTCTGCAAAAGTAACATCCTCCCAAACACAGCTTGTAAGCACATTGTCTTGGCCCATGTTTCCTGTAATGACATTCGAGTGAACGTCTGGTATGGGATTTTTGTCCTAGTGTCAACAGTGGTCTTAGATATtgtgttgatttttatttcatatgcGCTGATTCTCCGTGCTGTTTTCCGCATCCCATCCCGAGATGCTCGCCACAAAGCTCTCAATACCTGTGGCTCCCATGTCTGTGTCATCGTCCTTTTTTATGGGCCCGGGATCTTTACAACCCTTACTCAGAGGTTTGGACACCACATTGCACCCCACATTCACATCCTACTGTCCAATGTCTGCATTCTGGCTCCTCCTATGCTAAATCCCATCATTTATGGGATTAAGACCAAACAGATCCGGGACCATGTGGTTCATGTGCtatttacaaaacagaaataactttGATGTTGGAAGCTGGTGTTCTTTTTTGTTAGCAATTCTCTCAATGCATAAAATGAGCTTCAACACCAGCATATGACAGCGGGTCAGGTACTAGTCAAATGCCATCAGGTCACGTTGCTGTTTCTAGTGATTTCAGTGTGATTTTGTACATGTTTCTTCCACAGTCTCTAAGGTGtcactaaataattaaataattatttaaataataccgATATTTAAACATCAGTATCTTTGTGGCCTTAATTAGCTTTCTCCCCCATAGAGTTGAGCACTAGCCCAGgccacctctctgtgtctcactcACTTTCCTCTCTAACTGTGGATGGGAGAATGACAGTGCATAAATCTTTGACAGTGATTTCTTCCTGGCAGTTGCTGAACTTTCCTTTCCCctgtgatatatttattttataactggaagtttgtacatcTTGATCCCCTCCTCCTATTTCTCCCAGCCCCAgacccctcctccctctggcaagcatcagtttattctctgtatttatgagtcagttgctgtttgtgtgtgtgtgtgtgtgtgtgtgtgtgtgtgtgtgtgtgtgtttggtccCTAAGCAGCTTACATTTTGAGAagctattataaatggtatttaaaaatttttttcttttccaaatgagtattgttttccaaagttgccCTACAATATCAAAATCTACATCACTGGTAATAGAGTTGATTCTTGTATATTGACCTTCTTCTTGTCGGCTTCCTAACTCCACTTACGAACTCTTGCAGCTTTGTTGTTGTAGATTCTGTCTGTAGTTTTTCCTACAAATGTATAGCCATGttgtttttggaaaaataaaattttctttcttttcattaaaaaaaaaggaagtattcaTGTCACAATTTTGATTCAGAAGGCTGGAAGCTCAGGCAGAGTGAGGATGATGTTGCAATCTGAAGGCAGAACTCcatcctcctctgcctctgtctttgccCTTTAGGCCTTCCATTCACTGAATGAAGCCTGCACACATTATGGGGGATTGTCTGCTTCACTCAGAgtttaacaatttaaatattaattgcatttaaaaaatatcttcatagTAACATCGAGACTCGTGCTTAACTAAACAGTTGGGCACTAGGGTCTAGGCAagtggacacataaaattaagcatCGTAACATCGCATATGTAAGTTGCAGTGGCTGTGATATCTCAGCACTCTGTGGCTCTAAGCCCTTTTcagatgttatttttctttacaacatatgctgctgctgctgtcggTGCTGGTGGTGATAGACAACCATTGTATAAAGCTGGCTGCCTCCCAGCTttgcttacttattttgtttatctcCACATTCTTCCAGGTATAAGTTTGATGAGAAAAGCACTTTTGTGCTTTACCTACTTTATTTGTTGCACCACCTGTGGCAGTTGGTAGCACATTTTGGGACCtgttaagtatttgttgaatgaataagtaatgggaggataaatgaatgaaccaCATTTATAGTAGTTGCTggtagaaactttttaaaaaagctattatttatttgagagcgagagtgagagagagcacaaatcagaaggacagagggagagggagaagcagactccccactgagcagggagcccaatgtaggactcgatccaaggatcccatatcttggatcatgacctgagccaaagacagatacttaaccctctgagccatccaggcatccccctgGTAGAAACTCTTTAAGAACTGTGTACCCTGATGCCTGCTGATTTCCACATAGTCAAaccattcattttttcctttgattgTTCTTGTTTTTCACATCAGTTTTCATCACTTTAAGATAAGTCCTTtacttactgttttttatttcatttgttttagagTTCCAGTTTTCTATTTAATATATCAATGACatctgttcatttaaaaaataggttataGGAAACCTTGTAATGATCATAATAACCATACCCAGATAATAATCATtaatttctggaaaatattttgttctttaagcATATTTTCACACATTGTCCTAGAAatcattatatgatttttatgtcttacatttttatttaatattaaataaccaGAATTTTCTTTG
It encodes:
- the LOC131820817 gene encoding olfactory receptor 52B4-like, which codes for MTALNHTGVSHMVFRLLGIPGLEDQHVWISIPFLISYVVALLGNSLLICIILTSRNFREPMYLFLCMLAGADLILSTCTVPQALAIFWFRAGEISLDRCITQLFFIYCTFISESGILLVMAFDRYLAICYPLRYTTILTPALIGKIGVTVCLRSYGTIFPVIFLLKRLTFCKSNILPNTACKHIVLAHVSCNDIRVNVWYGIFVLVSTVVLDIVLIFISYALILRAVFRIPSRDARHKALNTCGSHVCVIVLFYGPGIFTTLTQRFGHHIAPHIHILLSNVCILAPPMLNPIIYGIKTKQIRDHVVHVLFTKQK